The Pantoea sp. At-9b genome includes a window with the following:
- the urtB gene encoding urea ABC transporter permease subunit UrtB gives MTIRRYLCCLLLLLPWLAQAGDGADFAAASRTQQATLLQQWAAAPQASRLPLLEALRNETVVIDANKQPFSKQDDKFQPLDSAQQPSGETKKLFMNNRLRVLIASALAAHQLVSDDPAIRLRAAQQLQNDGAADQLPLIEQRLTSEKDSKVHATLAMAAANLQLASPDAQVRLKAVKLLGESSDPNMQASLQHLTQAANEPDAQVRAAATDSLQNIKHRLMWGDLLGQAFTGLSLGSILLLAALGLAITYGLLGVINMAHGEMLMLGAYATWLVQSLFQQFAPQWLAWYPLLALPVAFLVTAVMGMVLERTIIRHLYGRPLETLLATWGISLMLIQLVRMLFGAQNLEVANPNWLSGGMQVLPNLVLPYNRIAVIVFVFAVLGLTWLLLNKTRLGLSVRAVTQNRAMADCCGVPTGRIDMLAFGLGSGIAGLGGVALSQLGNVGPELGQGYIIDSFLVVVLGGVGQLAGTVVAAFGLGILNKVLEPQIGAVLGKILILVLIVLFIQKRPQGLFAFKGRVID, from the coding sequence ATGACAATTCGCCGCTATCTCTGCTGTCTGCTGTTGCTCCTGCCCTGGCTGGCCCAGGCGGGCGATGGCGCAGATTTCGCTGCTGCCAGTCGTACCCAGCAGGCCACGCTACTCCAGCAATGGGCCGCCGCACCGCAGGCCAGCCGCCTGCCACTGCTGGAAGCACTGCGCAATGAAACCGTGGTCATTGATGCAAACAAACAACCGTTCAGCAAACAGGACGACAAATTTCAGCCGCTCGACAGCGCGCAGCAACCGAGTGGCGAAACCAAAAAACTCTTTATGAACAACCGGCTGCGCGTGTTGATCGCCAGTGCCCTCGCCGCACACCAGTTGGTCAGTGACGATCCGGCCATTCGCCTGCGCGCCGCACAGCAGTTGCAAAACGACGGGGCCGCCGACCAGTTGCCGCTGATTGAGCAACGTCTCACCAGCGAAAAAGACAGCAAGGTCCACGCCACCCTCGCCATGGCCGCCGCCAACCTGCAACTTGCCAGCCCGGATGCGCAAGTGCGCCTGAAAGCCGTCAAACTGCTGGGTGAGTCCAGCGATCCCAATATGCAGGCCAGCCTGCAACATCTGACGCAAGCGGCGAACGAACCCGATGCCCAGGTACGCGCCGCCGCCACTGACAGCCTGCAAAACATCAAACATCGCCTGATGTGGGGCGACCTGCTCGGTCAGGCGTTTACCGGTCTGTCGCTCGGTTCGATCCTGCTGCTGGCGGCGCTCGGCCTGGCGATCACCTATGGCCTGCTCGGCGTGATCAATATGGCGCACGGCGAAATGCTGATGCTGGGCGCTTACGCCACCTGGCTGGTGCAAAGCCTGTTTCAACAGTTCGCGCCGCAATGGCTGGCGTGGTATCCGCTGCTGGCGTTGCCGGTGGCCTTCCTGGTCACTGCCGTGATGGGGATGGTGCTGGAGCGGACCATTATTCGCCATCTGTATGGTCGCCCGCTGGAAACCCTGCTCGCCACCTGGGGCATCAGCCTGATGCTGATTCAACTGGTGCGGATGTTGTTCGGCGCACAGAACCTTGAAGTCGCCAACCCGAACTGGCTCTCCGGCGGTATGCAGGTGCTGCCAAATCTGGTGCTGCCGTATAACCGAATCGCGGTCATTGTGTTTGTGTTCGCCGTGCTGGGTCTGACCTGGCTGCTGTTGAACAAAACCCGCCTCGGCCTCAGTGTGCGCGCCGTGACGCAGAACCGCGCGATGGCAGATTGCTGCGGTGTGCCTACCGGGCGCATCGATATGCTGGCGTTTGGCCTCGGTTCCGGCATCGCCGGGCTGGGTGGCGTGGCGTTGTCGCAGTTGGGCAACGTCGGCCCGGAACTCGGTCAGGGTTACATTATCGACTCCTTCCTGGTGGTGGTGCTGGGTGGCGTCGGCCAGTTGGCTGGCACCGTGGTGGCCGCTTTCGGGCTTGGCATCCTCAACAAAGTGCTGGAGCCGCAGATTGGTGCGGTGCTCGGCAAGATCCTGATTCTGGTGTTGATCGTGTTGTTTATTCAGAAACGTCCCCAGGGCCTGTTTGCCTTCAAAGGGAGGGTGATTGACTGA
- the urtA gene encoding urea ABC transporter substrate-binding protein, which produces MKRRSLLKAFALSATVISMGLTFGAQAADTIKVGIMHSLSGTMAISETPLKDVALMTIDEINAKGGVLGKKLEPVVVDPASNWPLFAEKARQLLTQDKVAVVFGCWTSVSRKSVLPVFEELNGLLFYPVQYEGEEMSPNVFYTGAAPNQQAIPAVEYLMSEDGGSAKRFFLLGTDYVYPRTTNKILRAFLHSKGVQDKDIQEVYTPFGYSDYQTIVSNIKKFSAGGKTAVISTINGDSNVPFYKELANQGIKATDIPVIAFSVGEEELRGIDTKPLVGQLAAWNYFESVDNPTNAKFVADYKAYAKAHNLPNANTVVTNDPMEATYVGIHMWAQAVEKAGTTDVDKVRAAMAGQTFKAPDGFTLTMDKTNHHLHKPVMIGEVEENGQFNVVWQTDKPVRAQPWSPYIAGNDKKPDYPVKSTQ; this is translated from the coding sequence ATGAAAAGACGTTCGTTGCTTAAGGCTTTCGCTCTCTCCGCTACCGTCATCAGCATGGGCTTGACCTTTGGTGCCCAGGCTGCCGATACCATCAAAGTGGGGATCATGCATTCGCTCTCCGGCACTATGGCCATTTCGGAGACGCCGTTAAAAGATGTTGCGCTGATGACCATTGATGAAATTAACGCCAAAGGCGGCGTGCTGGGCAAAAAGCTGGAACCGGTGGTGGTCGACCCGGCCTCCAACTGGCCGCTGTTTGCCGAGAAAGCCCGTCAGTTGCTGACGCAGGACAAAGTCGCAGTGGTGTTTGGCTGCTGGACCTCGGTATCGCGTAAATCGGTGCTGCCGGTGTTCGAAGAGTTGAACGGCCTGCTGTTCTATCCGGTGCAGTACGAAGGGGAAGAGATGTCGCCGAACGTGTTCTACACCGGCGCGGCACCTAACCAACAGGCGATTCCGGCGGTGGAATATCTGATGAGCGAAGATGGCGGTAGCGCCAAACGCTTCTTCCTGCTGGGCACCGACTACGTCTACCCACGCACCACCAACAAGATTCTGCGCGCCTTCCTGCATTCGAAAGGGGTACAGGACAAAGATATCCAGGAAGTGTATACGCCGTTTGGTTACAGCGATTATCAGACCATCGTCTCCAACATTAAGAAATTCTCGGCCGGTGGCAAAACAGCGGTGATCTCCACCATCAACGGCGACTCCAACGTGCCGTTCTACAAAGAGTTAGCTAATCAGGGCATTAAAGCCACCGATATTCCGGTGATCGCCTTCTCGGTCGGCGAGGAAGAACTGCGCGGTATCGATACCAAACCGCTGGTCGGTCAGTTAGCGGCGTGGAACTACTTTGAGTCCGTCGATAACCCGACTAACGCCAAGTTCGTTGCCGATTACAAAGCCTATGCCAAAGCGCATAACCTGCCGAACGCCAACACCGTGGTGACCAACGACCCGATGGAAGCGACTTACGTCGGCATCCATATGTGGGCACAGGCGGTAGAGAAAGCAGGCACGACCGATGTGGATAAAGTGCGTGCGGCCATGGCCGGACAGACCTTTAAAGCGCCGGATGGTTTCACCCTGACCATGGACAAAACTAACCACCATCTGCATAAGCCGGTGATGATCGGTGAAGTGGAAGAGAACGGTCAGTTCAACGTGGTGTGGCAGACCGACAAACCGGTCCGCGCCCAGCCGTGGAGCCCGTATATCGCCGGTAACGATAAGAAGCCTGATTATCCGGTGAAATCAACGCAGTAA
- a CDS encoding GntR family transcriptional regulator — MSTSPQRSKGRPEALAEKVYQALKNDIFEFRLMPGDRFSESEIAERMEVSRTPVRQALFWLEREGYVEVWFRSGWQVKPFNFEYFEELYDFRTVLEREAVRRLCALPPLQCAETLTELKIFWIDNPRLEEGKAVSLHDEAFHMALVSATGNREMARVHAELTEKIRIIRRLDFTRDDRVDATYREHAQILRAIFQQHTEEAQRILTDHIAVSKAEVRKITLHMLQQARLQPIE; from the coding sequence ATGAGTACCAGCCCGCAACGCAGCAAAGGCCGTCCGGAAGCGCTGGCAGAGAAGGTCTACCAGGCGCTGAAGAACGATATTTTTGAGTTTCGCCTGATGCCCGGCGACCGCTTTAGCGAAAGCGAAATCGCCGAACGGATGGAGGTCAGCCGCACGCCGGTGCGTCAGGCGCTTTTCTGGCTGGAGCGGGAAGGTTATGTCGAAGTGTGGTTTCGCAGCGGCTGGCAGGTCAAGCCGTTCAACTTCGAATACTTCGAGGAGTTATACGACTTCCGCACCGTGCTGGAACGCGAGGCGGTACGCCGTCTCTGCGCGCTGCCGCCGTTGCAGTGCGCGGAAACGCTGACCGAACTGAAAATTTTCTGGATCGATAACCCGCGTCTGGAAGAGGGCAAAGCCGTGTCGTTGCACGACGAAGCCTTTCATATGGCGCTGGTCAGCGCCACCGGCAATCGGGAAATGGCCAGGGTGCACGCCGAACTGACCGAAAAAATTCGCATCATCCGCCGTCTCGACTTCACGCGTGATGACCGGGTCGATGCCACGTATCGCGAGCACGCTCAGATTTTACGGGCGATATTTCAGCAACATACCGAGGAGGCACAGCGCATTCTGACCGACCATATCGCCGTCAGCAAAGCAGAGGTCAGAAAAATCACTTTACACATGTTACAGCAGGCCCGGCTTCAACCCATTGAATAA